tgcaggtgaaaggaggggcagggctggaggattggatttttttcatggtATTTCACAAAATGAATAATACACTCTCATAATATAATTCTTATTCTCATGTAATTTCCATATATTCCCTACTTCACTAGAACTAGAGGTTCAATTTGTGCTCCAGCTTCCCCTGTCAGAATAGGACTCACTGATAAATGACAGAAAACAAGAGTTTTAAGGAGTTATGCTAGAGGGAAGCATTCATTTTAGGGCTGTTCCTGTGGCAAACTGTAGTTTCAATGTTTTCAGGAGGGACTGGCCCTGGGGCTGTCTGCTCTACACATGGACTCTGCATTCTCAGGAGATGTTTGGGGCTTTGTCACACTTGCTTTGAAGGTTCAAGACATCCTGATAAATTTATTTTACCTTCCAGAAAAGCAAGCAAGTTGTCTGCAGTGGCATGGGGGTAAGAATGGAACATCAGCTTTTGTCAGCGTGCACTGTtgctttaaaagacaaaagCAAGACAGGAAAAGTCTGGCTGAGTCAGGATGGAAATGCTGAGTAATCCTTCCTGAACACTGCATGCCAGATGTCTGctggagtaaaaaaaaataagtgtgGAAGGATACTCTTTCCAGAAGAACCTTTTAACTtagagcccccagccctgctggggctggtgtgGGTGCAGTGACAGGGAGACAGGCGAGGTGCTGGCTTGGGATGGCAGCACCCACAgagagggcagctgcagagggacagcagaTGCCACAGCCCTTCTCCTTCCACCCAGGCTCTGCCTCCCCACCACCCCCTGCACCACCGTACCAGGGAGGTTCTCACACCCACAGAAGCAGGGGAATGGTGGCTCTAGGTGCCCTGCTTTTTTGGGCTGAGCATAAATGTGTGCTTTTCCAAAGTACACCCAGCCAGTGCATCACCTGCCCCTGCTAGCCCAGCTTCCAGCATAGTTACAGGTGGGAAAGAAGGGCCCAGCATCATCTGCTGGCTGTTTCACTGACcaatttataaaaagaaaaaaaaaaaaaccaacaaaaaaaacccagcagagaAACACCTACTGGTAGAAGCACCATATCCAACTCCTTTCCCAAATCAGAGGAATTATTTGCCTTTGAAAGTCCCTGCAGATTTCCTCAGTGTCCCTCAAGTCCTGTATGATATCTTTTCAGCTACCCCCAGCCTCCTGGGAATCTAGGAGATGGGTGTGCTATTTTCCTGAATTGCCCTGCACTCTGCTGTGGTGATGACAGGAGCCAGCTGTCAAACGCATCCAATGCCATTGTTTCCATGAGCAGGAGAGCATGGAAGGGCTTTTGCTGTGCATGGGTGCTGGCACacctgtgctggctctgtgcaAAGTGACAGGGCAAGGGGGAGCTGCACAAGGGCAGGTCTGGCACCAGCAGGCCAGAGCTGGTGGTGCCTGAGCACAGCCACGGGAGATGGGATGGTTATACCTGAGCTGTGCCCGAGCAGGTGAAGGTCAGGGCTGGATTAGCTCTCCAGGCAGGGGGCAAGGCACACAGACTGGGGTGCAGGGCGAGGAGGCTGCCCTCTGTGCCCCAGGCATCAGCTCTGTAAATCCACCCTCCTTGTCCAACCCTGCCGTGCACAGGACAAGGAGCACCTCTGGCAATACCCGGGCTCTGTCTGCCACGGGCAAGGCACTGAAAGGGTTACAGAGCCAGGCACCCTCAAAAGAGAAGTTTCTGGACGTCCTCTGGTTTTTGCTTAGTAATCAGGATGCATCTGGTGACTTCCTCCTGGTTCCTgggggctggggccaggagggGTGTCAGCGGGCTGGGAGGGAAGTGCTGCTGTGTTGTAAGAAGTTTGTGCTGCTCTGAGGTCAGCGCTCCTGCTCACGTGGCCTGGCACTATAAAGCTGGATTGGGACAGGCTGCCCAGCTCAGAGCCTCACTGTCCTGGGAGCTGGAAGGAAGGAGCAAAGCACCAGCAACAGCAGGGAAGCAGAGGAGTGGAGAAACATGGAAACTTCCCAGTCACACAACTCCGAGAGGTGAGAGCGGGACGGGAGTGAGAGGGAAGTTTTGTCAGAGGAGTGTTGTGTTTCTTGCCTTGCTTTTAGGAAtgctgttcctgttcctgctctgcagggaaaggCATGCTGCTGCCTCCACCTCTGGATGGAGTCTGTCAGTCTTCCTTGCTCGGGACACTGTTTGGAAAGCTGGTGCTCTCTGGGTCTCATCCACATCTTTCGGGAACGCTCTGCTCCTTTTTCTGCCACCCCAGGCTCCCCCTTTTGTCCTAGAGAGCAAAGATCTGTTTTGTCAGAGGAGACAGCACTAATACCTGTTTCACTGTTCTTCCCCAGGATGTCCACAGACCTGTCAGAACTGCTGAAGGAAGCTACCAAGGAGGTGCACGAGCAGGCAGAGAACACACCGTTCATGAGGAACTTCCAGAAGGGGCAGGTGTCACTCCAGGAGTTTAAGGTACTTCAGCAGCATTGCTTGGGGATGGGAATTCCTCACCAGATAGATCAGATGGAGACTGAGAGGGGACTaaagggggcaggatggggcCAGTACAGGTGAGGAGGATAGGGACATGATGTATCAGCATCTCCTATGAAAAACATTAAACTTCTGCACCCTGAGGTGTTACTGGCTCCCCCTGCAGAAGGTGGCAAAGGACTCTGCATATCACAATGGGCAGCCAAgctgaaacaggagaaaaaggacAGAGGTTGATGGGACTAATGCTATTGCTTTTCTCTTGCTTCATAAATCCCTGCATGTTATTATTGCCACTCATAGTTAATGGAGATAGAACTATGTTCAGATACTTGAGCAGCTGAAATGCCCAAAAGAGGGAGAATTCTGTATTTACAACACTCTAAGCAGCTGCAGCTAGAAATAATGATGGGATGGTGAGAAAGTGAGGATGTGGGATCATTGCTGGCACTGAACTTTGCATTGTCACTTGAGTTATACCACAGCTGAGATCATGAACAATAACTCAAAACCAGACTGAGTTTGAGCAATCTGTGTCTGCTACTAACAAGTAGGAGCCTGTTGCTTTTTTCAAGATAAAAGAGAAACATTTCCACATATTAACCTAACCTGGCTAGATACAATTCCTGGGATCTGAGCCACACAACAAagcaaagaacaaaaccaaaacaaacacctGGGCTAGAAATTCCTGAGAGGCTATAGGAAGTGACACATGGACTTGCAAACAACAGCTACCAATTCAACCTGTGGCTTAATTACTTTGTTGTTGGATTGTTCCTTGGCAAATAAATCCACAGAACTAGGAAAAAGACTGCTTATTTCTGACAGATGGTATTCAGAATACTTAGCCAAGCATAAATTCAATCTCAGGTGCTGACTTCCTGCTGTAAGAAATATGGCATTGGTTAGGCAGTGATCTTTGACACAGGCAAGCTGTAAAAAGACCTTCAGGAATAAAACTTTGTTTCTTAGATGATTTTTACATGCTGACAGTTGAATGAGATGGGAcatggattttaaaatttaacaagTGTCTAAAAGCCATGTTTCTCATTAAACCACTACCTGCCTCTGAAAACAATCAGCTGAGCTGCATTTTTGCTTAATTTGGAAGGCAATGTTCccatgttttgtttcttttccggTAAGCTGGGTAACAGGTTACTGTTTAAAAAACTGTTTTTGTTTACTCTCTTGGCAGACCTATATATCTGGCCTGCTACGTGACCCCCCAGATGGTGGATATTTGTTTCCACAACCAGTCACTGCCCATGTGCTTATCAAAGTCCTATTTTCTGGCACAATGGGGCAAGGTTGAAACAGGAACTCTCTCATTGCAGAACTGACTGCTTTGTGAGAAAGTAAACAGCTTTCTCTCCTGTGAGCAACATAATCCCCCTAACCCAAACCTGACTCAGCTCTACTGCAACACCTTCATCTTTTACCATTTGCTGCTCACAAGGGGTCCCAGGGTAAGGAAGGGGTTGTGTAGGTGTAACAGCCTCTGAAAACAGAAtgcctggggaaggaaagaacacAGCTATATTGTCTCAGATCACATGGAAAAGTTGGCAGATAGAAGAAAGTATCACATAAGCTGGgaaaaacaacaataacaatGGTTTCAAAATAGAGGGGAGAACACAGCCTCTCAGCACTCCTTCACAAAGACATCTTTCAGAGGCAGGCTGGGCTTCCAGATCCCTTTTATCTTGTCTCCCTGGGGCAACTGAGGAGGCAACCCCACTTGCAGGCCTAAGTGAGCAGAGTGGTGGTGCCTCAGTTCCCAGGACGGTGGGATGCTGACAGGATGAATATGTTGAACAATAACCAGGGTGTGTCATCATCTCACAAGGCCCCACAAAAGGAAGCCACATTTTGGAGCATTCAAATTTGAACAATGTACCAGAAAGGATACCTTTGGGAATACCCTTTCTATTGACTGAGGGAACGGGAAGAGACCAGGAATGCTTAAACAGGGCTCCAGTTTACATCACATCAAGCTGCCAGACTTTAACTTGAAGGCAAGGCAGTGACTTCAGAGCAAGTAAGACCAATACCTGCTGGAAAGGGCTCACCTGATTGCTATCTCAAGCAGAAGGGAAGGGCTAAACAGTGTCTCCCTGTACCTTGCACTGTTTTCCACGTGGGAAATCTGCAACATCACAGATGTTTGTGACTCATAGTGGGTGTGCCCACGAGTACCTTTATTGTTAGTACAATTTGTCTCACAGACTTGAAAATGACAAAGAGATGCACCTATAGCTCAccctctttcttctcttttagcTGGTTACAGCATCCCTGTACTTCATCTACTCTGCTCTGGAGGAAGAGATTGAACGTAACAAGAACAATCCCGTTTATGCCCCTCTGTATTTTCCGGCCGAGCTGCACCGCAAAGCTGCCCTGGAGGAAGACTTGAAGTACTTCTATGGCAGAAACTGGAGGGAAGAGATCCCCTGTCCTGAGGCTACTCAGAAATACGTCGAGAGGCTCCACTACATAGGCAAGAACGAGCCAGAGCTCCTGGTGGCCCATGCCTACACTCGCTATTTGGGAGACCTGTCAGGGGGGCAGGTGCTGAAGAAAATTGCCCAGAAGGCtctccagctgcccagcactggggaaGGGCTGGCTTTCTTCACCTTTGATGGGGTCTCCAATGCCACCAAGTTCAAGCAGCTCTATCGCTCCCGCATGAATGCTCTCGAGATGGACCTTGCCACTAAGAAAAGAGTCACGGAGGAGGCCAAGAAAGCATTCCTGTTAAATATACGGGTGAGTAACaaccagccagccctgccagcccacaTCCTCTCTCAAACAAGAAAATAGCTACGGGGGAAATACAAGGCCAGTATTTGCACTGGGCAGCTTATGAGAAGTTGCGGATCAGGGTGAGCTGGTCAGAGTTGGATGGCCATGTTCTCCAACCTGGCAGCCAAATAAAACAATGGTCTCTGAAAAGCTCTTCTCCCTCCCTTAGTGTTTGAATCCAGTCTCTTCTATGTGTCACTATTCAGATATGAATGAGGGTTAATACTGTGAGTGGGGATTACTACATAGTATCCTATGCCTCTGTGGTGATGTTACACAGATCCACTGTGCACTCTGACTAGGTGAGAGGCACCTTGCTTTCCTTCCCATCAGAAGGTGGGCAATAGCCTTCTCCTTAGCTGAAAGCTTCAGGGAGAACCTGCAAAGAGAACAAGGAGTTTGAAAGACATCCTCTTGACCTCACAGACAACTTTTGCTCCATGCAAAATGTGCCAGGAGACTTAGACTGAAACCTCGTGTCTTCCTCTAGTTCCTAAAGtgcctggggaaggggcagggggtCCAGGGAAAGAACAAGAGGAGGCCACATAATGAGACAGTGTTTCTTGTCCTCAGGTGTTCGAGgcgctgcaggagctggtgtcCAAGGGCCAGGAGAATGGTCaccctgtgcagccacaggcagagctgcttcGCACGAGGAACGTCAACAAATCACACCAGCACGGTAAGACACTTCCAAGGGCAGGTGCTTCACAgtgctccttccttccctcctcctcccctcctctgTCCTTGTTTGTAAAAGCCATTGGGAAACAAGCATGAGGTGCTTGCCCCATCTCCAGCCATCAGCAGGCAGTGCAAGGAGAGGCACTGCTGTGTGCAGAACTTCTTCTAGACATGGCAGAGCAAAGATAACACATGTGGGCTCTTCAAAAAGTGTGTCAGGGAGGAAGCTTTACAAAAAGAGACTCCTCTCTCCACCTCTAGGGCTTTAACAAATGTAAGGTTCCTTCACCACAGAGAAAACTGACCTTGAGTTCACAGAAGCAAGGGCATCAATTTTGGGTGCTGCAGATCAGCCGTGGTGCTGTGATGCTGACAGAGGTTCTTCTGGACACAGTCCTATCCAGCAGCCTGTCCTTTTGGACTGTATCTCCCTCTGATCATTTTCCTGCCTCCCAGAAATATTGCTGAAAATGCTGCAGAGAGTGAGCTGGGTTTACAGTGAGCACTGCTCTGGATGGTGGAATGTAATCAGGCCTGTACCTGAGTGAGGAGTGAGCTCAGATGTTTACAGAGCAGAGTAGTTTCCATGAGGACACacaattcaaataaaaaatggCCTACCCATTCTGAAACTAAAATGGAGATTTGTTTTCAGTGCATCCTGGATTGAACCAGAGTTTTTCCATGGCAAAGATGAAAAGCAAACATTACCTTAAGCATCTCTGGATAGTGAGGCTTAAAGCAGCTTCTGTGGGAAAGGCATTAAAAGTTGTCTGTGAAACATTGCCATTCCTTTCCCAATACATGCATACAAGTaagattttcagaaaaatttgGTGTTGGAAGAGGAATCCCA
This Agelaius phoeniceus isolate bAgePho1 chromosome 5, bAgePho1.hap1, whole genome shotgun sequence DNA region includes the following protein-coding sequences:
- the HMOX1 gene encoding heme oxygenase 1 isoform X1, which codes for MESVSLPCSGHCLESWCSLGLIHIFRERSAPFSATPGSPFCPREQRSVLSEETALIPVSLFFPRMSTDLSELLKEATKEVHEQAENTPFMRNFQKGQVSLQEFKLVTASLYFIYSALEEEIERNKNNPVYAPLYFPAELHRKAALEEDLKYFYGRNWREEIPCPEATQKYVERLHYIGKNEPELLVAHAYTRYLGDLSGGQVLKKIAQKALQLPSTGEGLAFFTFDGVSNATKFKQLYRSRMNALEMDLATKKRVTEEAKKAFLLNIRVFEALQELVSKGQENGHPVQPQAELLRTRNVNKSHQHGAAAGKESERTKLRSADTTGTPSLLRWVVALSCLAMTVAVGLFAM
- the HMOX1 gene encoding heme oxygenase 1 isoform X2; translated protein: METSQSHNSERMSTDLSELLKEATKEVHEQAENTPFMRNFQKGQVSLQEFKLVTASLYFIYSALEEEIERNKNNPVYAPLYFPAELHRKAALEEDLKYFYGRNWREEIPCPEATQKYVERLHYIGKNEPELLVAHAYTRYLGDLSGGQVLKKIAQKALQLPSTGEGLAFFTFDGVSNATKFKQLYRSRMNALEMDLATKKRVTEEAKKAFLLNIRVFEALQELVSKGQENGHPVQPQAELLRTRNVNKSHQHGAAAGKESERTKLRSADTTGTPSLLRWVVALSCLAMTVAVGLFAM